The Megachile rotundata isolate GNS110a chromosome 4, iyMegRotu1, whole genome shotgun sequence region AACCAACTTTCGAAACAATCTCTGTTCCCAATTTAAAATCAAACCTTTCAGAGGAACACAAAGACTGCTTCGACGCTTTTCAGCACACGTGGAATTCATCTCCAACCGCGAATTCTCTTCGAACCTTTATTTAGAAATCCTTTTTAGACAATGTTCGGAAGAGATTTCACGGGGAGACTCCGAGAGGATCCAAGCGCACCACGATGCATAATACCGAAGAAAAGAACACCAATCGAAATGTTTGAAAACGAAAGTCAAAAAGGAAGCAGCAGTGTCTGGTGCAAAGTATCATACGCTTTGGATGAACGAAACAAAACGAGAAATAAAGAACGATCAAATGCAATGGGCTGGGGTGGCGTTCGTTTTCGATCAATGAAGCCAGGAAGTTGCTTCTGCTGTGTCGtgtaaatgattttaataatgaaAGAAACGTTCAGGATTAAATACATTCATATAGTACCTTTTCAAACAGACATACTGTTATATGTTTACTGAGAACTTTAGTTGTTAGCAACAATCGTGATGACAATTTATGGAGATAAATTTTGTGAGCCTCTGTACATAGcatcatatgtgtatgaatatcacatatagtattatacagagtatcatatgtatatgagtaacatatatagtattatacatagtatcatatgtatatgagtaacatatatagtattatacatagtatcatatgtatatgagtaacatatatagtattatacatagtatcatatgtatatgagtaacgtatatagtattatacatagtatcatatgtatatgagtATCATATATAGTATCATACATAGTATCATATGTAAAGTGtatcatatatatgtatatatcatacaataaaatttataaacgttTCATGATTTTAAGACTCGTTTCAACTTAACACTTCACAATTCACAATTTTAAGTTTGAAGTGTTGCAATCTTAAAAACCTTGAAACTTCAAACGTTCCAAACTTGAAGGTTGATATGAAATATGTGGAGCTTGAAACGATCTGTGTTTGAAGAGTTGCGAGATTAAAGCATTTTGAGTTTGCAGAGTTTGAAGCTCCCAAGCgatccaaatttgaaatattgcaagTTTGAAGTGTCTCGAGCTTCGAGTGACACTTGAAGCGTCCTAAACTTGAAGTGTCCCAAATTTGAAGTGTTCCAAACTTAAAGTATCCTAAACTTGAAGTGTCCTAAAGTGTCCCAAATTTGAAGTGTTCCAAACTTAAAGCATCCTAAACTTGAAGTGTCCTAAAGTGTCCCAAACTTGAAATCTCCCAAACTTGAAGTATCCTGAACTCGAAGTGTCCTAAAGTGTCCCAAATCTGAAGCATCTCAAACTGGAAGTCAAGCTTAAACCACTCCAAGTCTAAAACATTTCAAACTCGAAAATAGTATTTGAAATCTGGCTCCACAAATGTTATCCCGAAATTATGTTGAATGAAATCCTGAACGTTTCTTTGAGCACCGCTGCAACACGCTACACAGACCTGAcacacaaaaaaaaaacgaaatcaGTGGTTTGCAGAGTAACCCGTGCACACGTGAACAGAATGAACGTGTAATGTGAAAACTGTCGAGGGTGTTAATTATTGTCGGTGGAGTACTGATATGTGGCCGACCGAGAGAATGTTTCTTTTTTGGACGGTGATGTAAGTATACACACGCAGGGTGAATAATGCTGGTTAGTCGAGCACTGGTTCAGAATAGAGATACACAACTCGTGAGTGAAACAACAGACTCTAGTAATCGACACGCGAACGCGAATGAACGTTTTGGCGCGTGTTTATTGTCGCGCAAATCGAGAGACAGGGTGAGTCAGTCGAGGCTTTGATACATCTTCGAAATTGTCGATTATGTGGGCGAATATTTTAGACAGATGTTAAACGATGTCGAAGAAAACATAAGGTAATTATTTTTAGGTcgattttttgcaaatttttatcaaGTTTGTTCTTTAAATGGAATGATACATTTTTAGTATATTGttatatttgcaatttataacaaatgtatttaaaaacgaTTAGATACCttgatttcaattttgaatataGTAAAAATGGAAGTATGTGCTcgtaaatatttgtaacatgTAACATTTGCATCTACGTCTTTTTCTACCAGTGGTAATGTGTCAAAAACTATACTATTTTGTGTATTAATATGTAGATCTTTAAATGATTTCGAGATGTGCGTGCTTACTAGGGAGTatactgaaattaaaatatccccTAAACTTATggtttttatgtaaaaaatatttttttatgaaaaatggaAAGTATGTTCTAAaaaatgtatgattctatttaagATGACAAATTTTCGTATGATCACACACGATTGTCCTTCGATATCATCTgacttttgtttaaaatattttttaatataattgacaGTTTGGAAGATATTTCAGGTTAAAATCTGAAATGACTTACCCTGTAtatttgtatacagggtgtcctgcAATGTATAGTATAAGCAGAAATGTGATAATTTTACATTGGACAATAAATCAAAAATatagaacaaattttttttataaaagttttattatCAAATATACCAAGTTCAAAAATACGAAATATTCTTctataatttaaacaatttttacgtttccattaattcaacatttaataaaatgtataaatgaataaatgtttttaagctaaaatatatttgaaaaatttctaagtccaattttcctaataactattttatatttttgactaATTCTCctatgcaaaattattttccCAGACCTGCATCCCTCTGTAGCGATTAAAAACATCTActtaaaaaaatcaattttgaaaataatttcctcgtacataaattaataaaatgaaatatctaTTCATGCAATAAATTGTCAAGATTAAACATTATCTCTTTTGCCAAattagaaataaagaaatagaatcgttattcgaaataaaatatttattatttcaatgatatttatattttacatatttttaaacaatttccggaataattttcaaacaaaatccGCCCAGGTCTGCGTGTTACTACCTGTACTACGTACTGCAGGACACCTTGTATGTATGTAAAAAGAGAAATATACATATGAGATTAAAAAACGCTAAGATACgtgatgtaaaaatgtaaagaagCTTAGAAATATAATTGACTCTTACACCAAGGTCCAGATCAAGCCAGAGTATACCAAATGCAGCGGATAGAATGCACAGGAACACACAATCAATTAAACATACATTATTTCGAGAAACAGTAACCGTGTTTCGAGTTACGGGGTCAGTGGGTCACTTTTTATCTTATTTCTTATTTCTCGCTAATCTGTTACTTAGTTTATAGCTGTACAACCGAGGAGAACTACTCGCTTTCGTTCTAGTtcgcttttcttcttcttctttcactTTCCTTATTTACAGGTTATTTATTAATACTCTCAGGTAGACAGAGCTGCATTATAAACTAAATGCTTCAGACATTCAGAAGTTTTACCTTGGAATCTGCTTTCCAtgaaatcattttaaaaattatctattacaaagaagtttaaaaattaacatttatgtTACGGAGAAATGTAGAAAAAAATGAGTTACTTTCTGACATGATCAGGAAAATGtaacctaaaattttaacacgaatatgatattaattttacaaagtcAAGTATTAAAATAGTCAAAATAACTAACctcaaataatacaaattaagaTTTTACAATTACAAATCACTCAAAATCTCCTACATTAATCTCATTGGTCGAATATCCCTTAAAAAGCATATAACACAGTTAATAAACAGTTCGCAGCTCTGTCTTCCATTTTAAGACCTTGCAGACCCATGGTGTCTAAACGCAATCACGGTCGATCAACTGTCGTGTTCGAGGGTTGTCGAAGTCGATAACCCCTCCACGGACACCTTCTTCTCTTTCCGACGAACAAAAGAAGACATTTTCACCAAGAATCACGACGTAGTAAGAGGCGAGGAGAGGACGGAACAGAAGAAGAAAGTATCGAGGTGATTGATTCATGAACACGGAAGGGGTTTCGAGTGAAACGCAAGAGAAAAGTGGTAGTCGTCATGGCGGGGTGATCACACTCAGGCAAAGAGAATCAATCGATGTGTGGGTTAGTCGTCGCGTGAATGAGGATTAAGTACCTGGAAATGATGCTCTTCATCTTGGTATCCGGTGCAACGCCGTCTATATCGGTATCCTCGGTTGCGCCTAACCGGGCCCTCAGTCGATCTACGCTACTCTGCAGCCTCTCGATTTCCACTTCGTACTGGAAACGAAGAGACGTGGCGTTGTTAGTTACAAGACacatacagacagaggcaggcgaACAGCCGTTCCGTTAGGCGATAGATCAGAAAGGACATATAGGAGACGGCTTCGTAGAAAGAGGAACTTGTTATTCACAACGATAATGTTATCACGGATTTATATACAGTCGGGGTTAgggtaaaattaaaaaagttcctCTTTGGTTCGAGGACGTCTGGCTGGAGGAATCTTCTGATCGCtgctgaaaatttagaatcgaTGATCTTAGTTCGCTTGGTTTCgttaataacaaatttcaagATGAATAGTAAGTCAATCTTCTTTAACAAGGTGAAATCCGAATCAACGTAAACGTAATTCCGCAGCTTCATTCGTCATCGAGGAAACCAAGTAATCCATAGAACGCTATAGATATCGGATGCGCTACCTGATCGATGCTTCGATGACTTCGAGATTTGCTCCTCCTGGTCGTGCAGCTCTCTTCTTCGCTGGTGTCAGACAGGTCCCGTGTCGAGTCTAACGACAATCTCCTCCTCAGCTTCGTACAGCATACGTTCTGATTCTGTTCCGAGTTATTTCTGTGCGTCTGATTGTTCTGCCTCCACTGATTATGATTGTTCCTCTGCAGGTTCCTCACGTTGTTCTGTGGCGGAGGTGACGGGCTCAGATCGACGCCTCTGACACCCTCGACGCCACCGCCGCTTCCCTCTCTCTCCTCTGAACTACTGCTGCCCCTCCTCCCGTTCCTCCCGTGGTTCGATTCCATGTGATAAACGGGATTCGCGAACGCGAGGGGCGCAGCGTTCAGTATGTGCGCGTTCGCGTTGTTGCTGCTGAGATCCACCGGGCTGGAGCTCTGGCTATAAGCGGCGAAACTTTGATAACCGGATGAGGCTACGTTACTTAGCTGAGAGATCGATATCTGCGATCCCTTTTGCGATTTAGACTCGGACACTTCGTCATCGGCGTACCTCAACAGGTCGGACAGCTCGTCCAGGTTACCGTTGGCCGTCGTGTTATTCGTCTTGCTGTTGTTGTAATTGTTGTTCGGCTGGTGATTGATCGACAGTGTCAGATTCGGCGACGGGTTCACCACCACGTTCGCGTTCACGGTGGTTTTCGAGACGTTGTTGTAGTTCTGATGCTGGGTCTGATTCGCGTTCTCCTCCTTGTTGCAGTGATTCCTGCTAGCCGATCTCGAGACGTTGtagttgttgtgattgtaattgtcctcCCTGTCGTGGATGTCCAGGTTCTGTAGCCGGGCAATGTTGTGTCTGTGGttctgttgctgttgctgctgttgacTCATAACGGGGCAGTTGTTCGACTGGTTGTTTTGAGGAACGGTGATGTTGTAGTTGGAGTCCTTTAAGTTATTGTGACTTTCCGATCTAGTTGGGCTGGTGGGATGTGTCTGGCAGTGATTCACGTTCGCCAGACTAGCGCTGGCGGTTAATCTGTACCCTGCGCCTGTCCTGTTGGATCCGATCGCCCTGTGCTGTCGCACTATCGGCGTGGGTGAACGTGACACAAAAGCTGGGGGCTCCAGAGGATAGTCGTCGGTGGTAATTTGTAGTTGGAGCTTCCCGTTAGTCGGCAAATAAGCGTTTCGAGGAAGAGTGGCAGCTCTGGCGACGTTGGGACTTCGGGAACTGTTGTGGCCCAGAGTATTCGATTGCAGTACCTCGTTACTGTCTCTGATGGTACCGTTCAGCGTGCTGTGATTGCTCAGAGTAGATGTTGCCGATACGGAGAGATTCGTGTTGCTGTTTGCGATCGTCGGATCGTTATAACGAAAAATGTTGTTCTGAAGGTTTGGATAACGATGCGAGGCTGATACTGGACTTGGACCCGATTGATCAAGGGCTATGGAGATCCTCTCCAGGATCTCCGGTAGTCGGGATGGAGGCAGTGATGGCGATGATGAAGAGATTGTGACTAAACTTTCGCGCAGAAGAGCGTGAAGAAGAGACAATTGCTTTCCCAGGTCTATGTAGCCGTCGAATTCCAGGGAATTGTTGGCTGGAGCATCCTTTGGCAGAGGgctctgttaaaaataaatttgatcttACAGATAAGTTCTCCACATAGGTTATAATAGAATAACAGGAGTACGTACACTGATCATCTGAAGGAAATTCTTCATGGACGGAGCTTCTCGCTCTAGGAAATCGTTCATAAATTCCATGAAGTTCTCTTTTCCTTGGAATCTCGTGAAGTTCGCGAGAGTTTGGAGCGTTTTCGCTACGAGAGTGAGATTCCTCGCTGCCTTTTCATTCGGATATTCTGCAAAGACACACAAAttccaataaaaaatttgtcaattaatCGATTATACACGGTAAACTTCATTTAGAAGCAACGACGCACGAAATATGAGAGCTGATAAAAGTCTGCCATTTCCGCAGCACTCATCAAAACAAAGCTTATCTTATCTCCCGTGAAACATGCATAATACGGAGTTTATGTCAGTtgctataaatatttgtttacaaGTTTAATCATATTTGAATTGCATAAAAGATGTTTAATCTGTATAGATTTTTTATTATCTAAGATTCTAACTATCTAATGTATGGCAAAGGTTACTCATCTCCAAATGCTAGTTACGGTATCTTGATCTCATGAACGAAATAACGAGACGAAGACATCGAGCGTTTGACTTACCGTGCGTAATGTTGAAGAGAGAGGGGCTGAGTATGGCGGGACACAGGAATCTCAGGAATATAGACGCAGAGATCAGATTGTCAGCAATGTCCTCCCGGCCCATGTCAGCCAGTCGCTCGCGGAATATACGGAAGCACTCCCGTAATTCGAGAGGAAAGTGAGCGTGGCTAGATAGTATCCTGCTCCAGGCGAGCTCTACGGCGTTCCGTAGATTCTGCTGTTGTTTGTGAAGGGCCGCCACCGAGGCGACCTTCAGTGGGTCCACCTCGCAATCGCCACCTTCCACCGCACCCCTCACAACCGCCCCCAAGGTCTCCTGCAGGTACCTGTCTCCCGTCAACTTCAGGTAGGCCTCCATCGCCTTCGTGGCTAAGGAATTTCCTCGAAAGGTGAGCCTCTCGTCGTCTGAAATTCGATATCTTTCGTTAATATTCGACAGATCGGTTTCTTCAGTTTCGACTTTTTCGACTACCGTGCTTCGGGGTGAACGccaattttatttcttctgGGAGTGATACCTGATATGACTGGGAATGCTTATggaaattttctgtaatttgaCTTTCAGAATCTGATAAATCTGGACTTAATTGTTGCCATTTAAGGGATTATTAATTCTAACTATAGGACGTGTAGTCAAAGTGTTTACGTTGTACGTGTAgatataatataacatttgtTCAAACAAGAAGGTTAGATCAGTTAGACCAATTAAGTAACTTAGAGGAAAATCACTTGCTTGCTCAAACGATGAATTCATCTTATAGTATTCTCTATAGTACATTTCTGAATATATCAACTTTTGTATTTCATAATTCATCACAAACACAAAAACTAATGTTTATATCAGAAAGCTAACAAAATGAAGAATAGAGTATGATTGTCTCTTCGAGATGAAGATACCAATACTTACCTATTCTATGGATGTCCATCATCACCAAGTCAGCAAGAAACTGTGGTGCCTTCTTCTCGCGTTGCATGACTGCCACCAAGGCCGTGGCGATGTCCTCCTTCGCTTTAACGCCGATCACCGGCTCCAATTTCTCGCAAAGAGACGCATAATCCGTCTTTAGGTACTCCAGAAACTCCTGGTACACCTGGACCGGAAGTATGTCTACGGATTGGAAGCGACATTTCACCCTGAGTGCCGGAGGTTCCTTCAGCGGACCTTTGTCGCCTACCACAGGGTACCATTTCTCGGTCAGGTAACGAGATGTGACGTTGTGCACGGGTATACTAACGGAACCtaatcaaaaattccaaacatcaTTAATCCAAGTCTCACAgtaaaatgtacaatatttattatagaagTATAGAAGTATATAGAAGTAGACTCTATTTGAAGTAAACTATTTCAAGTATGTTATTTGAAATATCAATTCGATTTGAACTTTCAACTCACCAATCAAAACATTCTTATCCCTCTTCTTCTTCCGATCAGCCTCTCTGTACAGGTTCACTTGAATAGTGTTGACAGAGGGCAGATGATGGAAGTCGAAGTGTTCACCCCAGAAGCAAAGGTCGGCCTTCAGCTTCGCGGTGGTTCGCGCGTACAACGTGCTGTCCAGACAAACCTCGCAGAAATATCGCTTCTTTGCCGGTACGCCTTTAGCCTCGAGCAGCCAAATCTGCAGAGAGTTGTCCGTTCGTCTTGTCTGCTCCGCGTCCGGTTGTACTGATTTCCTCAAGCTACGAATTTTAACAACATATTACAGCGGCTCTTCACACCATTGCGTCGTGTCATGATTTTCTTTAGGAcactttattttgttttattttatatatgataGACAATTCTGATAACAGATGGTGTTTTAAGGAGACCTGTTATTATGAGCTTGATATATTAGTATTCAAATTCATCCACATACTAATATCTGCACATACAGGTACATATACAAATACTTATAATACATGTGCATCCACATATGTATCTAAGTACTtgtacatccacatatgtgtccaAATATTTGTACATCCTCATTCATATACAAATACTTGAACATTCACATACATGTCCAAGTATATGTACATCCTCATTCATATACAAATACTTGAACAGTCACATACATGTTCAAGCATATGTACAtccatattcatatacatatacttgaACATCCACATTCTCATCCACATACATGTACATCCACATTCATATCTAAATACTTGTACATCCACATACTCATTCACATACATGTACATCCACATTCATATCAAAATACTCGTACATCCACATTCTCATCCACATACACGTACATCCACATTCTCATCCACATACATGTACGTCCACATACATATCCAAATACTCGTACACCTACATTTTCATCCACATACATGTACATCCACATGCATATCCAAATACCCATACATCCACATTCGCAACCAAATATTAATGCAACCACATCCACAGTCCTCGTTACGAAAAAACGATCCACAGCAACAATTTCGAACAGAAGATGATATACGTTGGTAAGCACATTCCAAAAGATCATCACCAAAAACAGTACCGTTCAGCAGGTAGCCGTTGTAAGGATGACTCGACACGTGGATCATTGAGCACGTTCGGATTCGTGAGTGGCACGACGCGGCGTAAGAAAAAGAAGCGAAAGAAGCAAGAGAGAAACGGTACCAACCTGTGTAACCACTGGTCCCGTTCGTGAGCGGTCCTGCAACTGAAATACTTGGGTCCACCGGTGCTGGGTGTCACCTGGAAGCAGTGAGGTCTACCGAGCAGGCTCGGATGCAGCGGTGTCACGGCTGCGAGGTCCATCGAGGTCACTGCCTGTCCACAGAGCAGGGACTCGTGTGAACGACAACCACGAAGTCCGGCACCGCGTTGTTTCTGTCGCTCGAGTTTCGTCACGCTTTTCGTCCTCTTCAGCGGATTCGAGCGGAAGGACCTCTTCGAGAAGAAGTTCTGGCAACAGAAAAGGATGGTGTTGTGATTAACATGTGATAAACATGTAATTAACTGCATAAACCGGTTGTAACTGTTTCTACCTAAATGGTTGTATAGATAGAAATGATCTTTCACATGATACGAGGTACTTTTTTCAAAATTGAGGTTAGACATATGTTTCTCTAAATCTCTTAATAAGAATAGAAACATATGTGAATACTATGcatgcaattatttttaatttttctatagaAATACTATAGATGCGTAGATGATTATATTTGGATGGACAGACTGTTTCTAATGAGtataatatgtgaaatataatttcaacactggaatattaaataaattcaaatggTCCATTATCTAACAAGAGGTTACGATATTTCAATTCTTATGAAACTTAACCATAAATGAAGGGGTGTCTTCTTACAAAAGAATGAATTGTAAATTTCTTTGTTATGAAATACACGTTGTGAACGCAGTCTTTTCAAGGTTCCACAACGAATTCTTCGATACGCCGCGATCGATAATAAATCAAAGTTGTGCGATTCCCTTGGAGCGCAAATACTAGTCTCATCAAATTAATTACGAGAAGATTAATCGACCAGCAATGATGCAATGAGACGTGTGACGTGACTGTAACTTGATGTACGATATAACTGTACGATCTGTTCTCCTCGATGATTAAACGTGTTTTGCTCGTAAAGTTAAGCGAGTCCCGACAATCGGCCTCGCGTGTTGTTGAAAGACAGGAAAGCACTTACCGATCAGAAGAACCGTTTTGTCGTCCTTCTGATCAACTTCTGTATATAGCAGTGAGAAACATTTAAAGAGTAATGGGTGAATTTATGGTGTGGTCAGACGGTGTTCGTTTGAACAGgttgaaattgtaattatatggtaTGCGGAGCTCATTAATGGGGTTTCTAGGGAAAACGGTGGTGTTGGggtaggttaggttggatttctggtaaatttgaaagcttgggaattttaggagtgtggaggtttggagatgtggggatttggggatttaggaatatggagatttgggaatttggaaatttggggatttggggatttgagagtttaggaatttggacatttggggatttagggatttgggggtttaggaatttggacatttggggatttgggaatttggggatttggggatttggggatttggggatttggggatttgggaatttggggatttgtggatttaggagtttaggaatttggggatttggggatttggggatatggggatttggagatttggagatttggagatttggagatttgggaatttggagatttggggatttggggattgagggatttgggaatttgtggatttgggaatctggggatctggagatatgggaatctgAGTAtctgggggtttagaaattttggaacctgAAGAATTGGACATttaaaggtttggaaatttggagatttgaggagtaAGAGATTCAGAGATCTTATGACttgtggatttggtgatttagggaattggggttgGTGGGATTTCGAGGTTTGGGGCGtgtgaattttgaggatttgtagatgtagaaatttggaaacttgaaattcgagaacctagaaatttagaaatttgcagaactcagaacttaggaatttgcaaatttgggaatttagtcattttgggggttttagaatttggagattaaggAACTCAGTGATCTGTTTTAAAGtctcaagaatttgaaaattttcgaatttcatagtttggttataaaattcatagatatggagaatttaataattcacatATCTTCCATTACTCatttaacacaaaaaaaaaataaatatctctctcataaaaatataaaatgtaatacacatatgtgacaatGCACATATAAGTCTACATAtccatccctatatccccagcCACAgtaaaactttcaaaaattataaaaatctagGTACCTATTCCACAGTTTCATGTTCCATtcaccaaattcctcaaacatTCACATCTAACCAAAAATGACCCATAACTTCATCACCTCACATCACATTTAACACTCCACTCACATTTCTCTCAGGAATATCATAACATAAATTCCACGAAACAACCGAATCACCAATTCTCTGACAACATCACCAATTCTTGTCAACACTTCGAACATTCGCAAACGAATTCTCAAACGACAGCTCTCTATTAGACACAAAATAAACGAGCAATTCGCGAAACGGCAGATTGTTTCAGTAGCTAAAGCTGTCTACACCACGAGTGAAAATCATCGACTGACTCGACGAGCGATATCAAGAATCTTTCGTGACATTGCCCAGGTGAAAGGTATTCCTGTGTTTGATACCAGCAGGATTTAGCCCGTGTATCCGGTACAACGATGTACCAATCGATCCTTGGGCCCGAAAACTATTCTTAAATTAACTTGGAAAAAGATTAGTTGACTTCTTCGTGCATTTTCAATTAGAAACTCGAACTAGTCGAACTGTGTCAATGTTGGGTGGGATGTTACGTAAAGGTTAATCTAGCGTGACGAGAAAGTTGGAACACTgggaaattttttactttaatgAAGCGTGAATTTATTGTACTTGAAACTAGAGActaaatggaagaattgaaattaatttttttattattatagtaggtttgtaatttttatttaatttccttttttttgtttaagatTGGGCACATTTGGGTTTGGTGAAGATTGGGTATTTTTggaagaattttatatttgttcaaTTTAGTTGCAAATTTGTCTTCAAggagtttta contains the following coding sequences:
- the raskol gene encoding ras GTPase-activating protein raskol isoform X6; this encodes MSRKKVWNSIMRRRRKNHLDLSGTEEDDSSSVSPLLRRVSTLPRRGWHQRHTLDPELSSLREHDPNHLFVECELKSLSLPRGFPPEIMVEQDNEDTSYEKACRRGSAPATPVLGARPLDVTPNRIVNFFSKRSFRSNPLKRTKSVTKLERQKQRGAGLRGCRSHESLLCGQAVTSMDLAAVTPLHPSLLGRPHCFQVTPSTGGPKYFSCRTAHERDQWLHSLRKSVQPDAEQTRRTDNSLQIWLLEAKGVPAKKRYFCEVCLDSTLYARTTAKLKADLCFWGEHFDFHHLPSVNTIQVNLYREADRKKKRDKNVLIGSVSIPVHNVTSRYLTEKWYPVVGDKGPLKEPPALRVKCRFQSVDILPVQVYQEFLEYLKTDYASLCEKLEPVIGVKAKEDIATALVAVMQREKKAPQFLADLVMMDIHRIDDERLTFRGNSLATKAMEAYLKLTGDRYLQETLGAVVRGAVEGGDCEVDPLKVASVAALHKQQQNLRNAVELAWSRILSSHAHFPLELRECFRIFRERLADMGREDIADNLISASIFLRFLCPAILSPSLFNITHEYPNEKAARNLTLVAKTLQTLANFTRFQGKENFMEFMNDFLEREAPSMKNFLQMISSPLPKDAPANNSLEFDGYIDLGKQLSLLHALLRESLVTISSSSPSLPPSRLPEILERISIALDQSGPSPVSASHRYPNLQNNIFRYNDPTIANSNTNLSVSATSTLSNHSTLNGTIRDSNEVLQSNTLGHNSSRSPNVARAATLPRNAYLPTNGKLQLQITTDDYPLEPPAFVSRSPTPIVRQHRAIGSNRTGAGYRLTASASLANVNHCQTHPTSPTRSESHNNLKDSNYNITVPQNNQSNNCPVMSQQQQQQQNHRHNIARLQNLDIHDREDNYNHNNYNVSRSASRNHCNKEENANQTQHQNYNNVSKTTVNANVVVNPSPNLTLSINHQPNNNYNNSKTNNTTANGNLDELSDLLRYADDEVSESKSQKGSQISISQLSNVASSGYQSFAAYSQSSSPVDLSSNNANAHILNAAPLAFANPVYHMESNHGRNGRRGSSSSEEREGSGGGVEGVRGVDLSPSPPPQNNVRNLQRNNHNQWRQNNQTHRNNSEQNQNVCCTKLRRRLSLDSTRDLSDTSEEESCTTRRSKSRSHRSIDQYEVEIERLQSSVDRLRARLGATEDTDIDGVAPDTKMKSIISRLISVEEELRREQLKMSAALSYKQRVIDAQEQQIAALDAANSRLMTSNTRLLSALSTLKQRYNAKSQSSSEAAALLQNIVDIGELKSSSC
- the raskol gene encoding ras GTPase-activating protein raskol isoform X7 — encoded protein: MSRKKVWNSIMRRRRKNHLDLSGTEEDDSSSVCELKSLSLPRGFPPEIMVEQDNEDTSYEKACRRGSAPATPVLGARPLDVTPNRIVNFFSKRSFRSNPLKRTKSVTKLERQKQRGAGLRGCRSHESLLCGQAVTSMDLAAVTPLHPSLLGRPHCFQVTPSTGGPKYFSCRTAHERDQWLHSLRKSVQPDAEQTRRTDNSLQIWLLEAKGVPAKKRYFCEVCLDSTLYARTTAKLKADLCFWGEHFDFHHLPSVNTIQVNLYREADRKKKRDKNVLIGSVSIPVHNVTSRYLTEKWYPVVGDKGPLKEPPALRVKCRFQSVDILPVQVYQEFLEYLKTDYASLCEKLEPVIGVKAKEDIATALVAVMQREKKAPQFLADLVMMDIHRIDDERLTFRGNSLATKAMEAYLKLTGDRYLQETLGAVVRGAVEGGDCEVDPLKVASVAALHKQQQNLRNAVELAWSRILSSHAHFPLELRECFRIFRERLADMGREDIADNLISASIFLRFLCPAILSPSLFNITHEYPNEKAARNLTLVAKTLQTLANFTRFQGKENFMEFMNDFLEREAPSMKNFLQMISSPLPKDAPANNSLEFDGYIDLGKQLSLLHALLRESLVTISSSSPSLPPSRLPEILERISIALDQSGPSPVSASHRYPNLQNNIFRYNDPTIANSNTNLSVSATSTLSNHSTLNGTIRDSNEVLQSNTLGHNSSRSPNVARAATLPRNAYLPTNGKLQLQITTDDYPLEPPAFVSRSPTPIVRQHRAIGSNRTGAGYRLTASASLANVNHCQTHPTSPTRSESHNNLKDSNYNITVPQNNQSNNCPVMSQQQQQQQNHRHNIARLQNLDIHDREDNYNHNNYNVSRSASRNHCNKEENANQTQHQNYNNVSKTTVNANVVVNPSPNLTLSINHQPNNNYNNSKTNNTTANGNLDELSDLLRYADDEVSESKSQKGSQISISQLSNVASSGYQSFAAYSQSSSPVDLSSNNANAHILNAAPLAFANPVYHMESNHGRNGRRGSSSSEEREGSGGGVEGVRGVDLSPSPPPQNNVRNLQRNNHNQWRQNNQTHRNNSEQNQNVCCTKLRRRLSLDSTRDLSDTSEEESCTTRRSKSRSHRSIDQYEVEIERLQSSVDRLRARLGATEDTDIDGVAPDTKMKSIISRLISVEEELRREQLKMSAALSYKQRVIDAQEQQIAALDAANSRLMTSNTRLLSALSTLKQRYNAKSQSSSEAAALLQNIVDIGELKSSSC